The sequence ATGACCCCCGAGCAGCGCGCGCAGCTCGCTGAGCTGATCGGCGACGCGCAGCCCGCGACCAGCCGTCTCCTGGAGCAGCTCGCCGAGTCGGTCCGGGACCGCCGCGAGCACGACCACCCGACGTGGGAAGACCTGTACTGCCTCAACCTCGTCTCCTGGATGGGCGAGCGGATGGGGCCGGTGCTGCGCCGGTTGCTGGACGCTGAGGCCCGGGTCGCCGAGCTGGAAGCGGAGCGCGAGCGGCGCCGTGTCCGGCTGGCGGCGGCCGAGGCCGATCTGCTGGCCGTACGGGGTCTGCTGTCCCCGGCCGGCGGGCCGCGCCGGGTCCCGGCCGAGGTGGAGATCCACGAGCGGGTGGCGCCGGCGGTCGAGTGGCTGCTGAACCGCGTCGCCGAGTTGGAGACCGAGCGGCATACCACCAACGCGTCGCTGTCCGACGCCGCCGAGGCGCTGCGCGAGGACCGTGACCGGATCGCGAACCTGGAGCAGCTGCTCGCCAGCAAGGGTCGGACGGTGGACGAGGACCCGATCCGGTACGCGCTGACCGAGCGGGCGGTGGACCGGTTGACGCGGCTGTTCGCGCCGACGCAGGCCCTCCGCGAGGCGGAGCCCGTCGAGGCACCGAGCCTGACCATGTACCGGGCGTCGCACGACTCGACCGAACTGCGCCTCTACACCACCCGCGAGGCCGCCCGGACCCACTGCGAGACCCTCATGCGCCGTGAGAACCCGGCCGCCACCGTGGAGTGGCGCCCGGACGGGGAGTGGCGCGAGGACGACGACGGCGAACCCGGCCCGGACGACGCCGAGGAGTTGTACGTCTTCGGCTCGCATGAGGACTCCACATGGGGCCCGTCCGGCTACGTCGTGACGCCGCTGAAGGTCGCCTCCGAGCACGACGAGGGGGCCGACGAGTGACCGCCCGTGACTACCCGGCCGAGCGGATCGAGCGGTATGTCTCTGCCCTCAACGACGCGGACACGTACGCGCAGATCAGCACCCCGGCAGACCGCGAGCGATTCGCCCGTGCGGTGATGGCTGTGGCGGACGCCGAGACCGATCCGGTGTACCGCTCGGGATACGACACCGGCCGTTTGCACGCAGGCGCCGGAAGCGGCACCACCGCCGAGCGTGACTGCCTCGCGATGGCCGTGATGTTCGCGCTCCAGTGGACGCCGAACGCACCGATGGGCCTGCGGGAGGGCATCGAGGAGATCCTCGCGACGATGCCGGTGCCTGCGGGGGAAGGCAGCCGCACGTCGGCCGACGCCACCCCCGGACCGACCGGCCGCGTCGCCCGGCTCCTCGACGCCATCCGCACCAGCGGTGGCCGCTGGACCACCCCCCGCGCCCTCCGGTTCTACCGGGACAACTTGCGCGAGCTGAACCACTGGCCCGACAGCCGACTGCGCACGATCGCCCGCGACGACCTTCGCGACCTCGCCGCCTGGGGCCACCTGATCCGGCACGAGGAGCCCGGCCGCACCTACTTCGTGCTCAAGACCCGGAAGGACGCCCGCTGATGCCGGACACCATCACCCGCCGCGGCTGGCTCCTCGCCGCCATAAGGGCCTACGGCCGGCCGGTCACCACCCAGCTCGCCGAGCAGATGATGACCGGCTCGCCGGGGCCGACGTCCGGCCGCAACACGGCTCGGAAGGATCTGCGGGCCTTCGCCCGGCACGGGCTCCTCATCGCGGTCGACGTCGACGGCCGCCGTATCTACCACCCCCCGACCACTCCGGAAGGACAGCCGCCGATGAGTAACCCGCTGATGCCGATGCGCGACCACGAGCGTGTCCTCGGTCAGATCGAGCGCGGGGAGGTCCGGGTAGGCCCGGACACCGCGCGGGAGATCGCCGCCCGCGCCGAGGTGGCGTACGGCGACGCGTTCGCCGGGTCGCCCGCGGAGGCGCTGCGCCGCCAGATGTGGGCCGCCGCCGTTGCCAGCGTCATCACGACCACGGAAGGCGGTATGGCCGCATGACCGGGCCCGAGCACTACCGCGAGGCCGAGCGCCTGCTCGCCATGTCGCGCGACATCCTGCGGCCGAACGACGACGGGCACTGTGAGGCCGACCGCATCATCGCCGAGGCGCAGGTACACGCGACGCTCGCTCTCACCGCCGCCACCGCCATGCAGGCCGCCGTCGACGGCAGCGAGCACGGCATGGGCGGCCCCGAGTACGCCGCCTGGTACGAGGCGGCGGGCGTCAAGCCCGCGAAGGGCGGCGATGCCTGATGACCAACGCAACCGTGCAGGCCGGGGCTCAGGCCCCGGCCGCCGGCCGCCGGGTCACCCCCACCGGCCGACTCATCCTCCCCGCCGACGCCGACCGCAACGTCTGGCTCACCGCCCGCCGTTCCGGCATCGGCTCCTCCGACGTCCCGGCCATCCTCGGCCTGGTCGAGAAGAAGCCGCCGATCAAGGTCTACTACGAGAAGCTCGGCCACGACGTCGATGACGCCGGCGAAGCCGCGTTCTGGGGCACCGTCCACGAGGAGCCCGTCGCCCGCCACTGGGCCATGCGCAACCGCAGCGTCATCCGCCGCGTCGGCCTCGTCGCCCACGTCGAGCACCCGCACTGGATGACGACCCTCGACCGGCGCGTCACCGAGTGCCCTCTCGCAGAGGACAAGCGGGTCCCCTGCGCGCTGGAGGTCAAGACCCGCTCCGCGTTCAAGAACGCGCAGTGGCACGCCGGCGCCCCGGACGACGTCCTCGCCCAGATGCTCTGGCAGATCGTCGTCAACGGCTATGACCACATGCACTTCGCCGTCCTCATCGGCGGCAACGAGTACCACCAGGGCACCGTCCGCGCCGACCAGTACACGGACGTCATCGCGGACATCACCACGGCCATGGACAAGTTCTGGGCCGAGCATGTGCAGGCTCAGGTGCCACCGGTGCCGTCCGGCGACGGCGAGGCGGTGGCGCAGATGTTCCGCCGCCTGCACCCCACCCGCTCCGGGGCCGTGGACATCGACCGTCGCCCCGACGCCCTGGACGCACTCCTGGACTACAACCGCCACCAGCGCGAGGAGTCCGCCGCGAAGAAGGCGAAGGCCGCCGCAAAGGCCCGCATGATCGCCGCTCTCGGCGGCGCCCAGGAGGCCCTGATCGGCGGCGAGCGTGCCTACGCGCTGGAGCCGTCGAACGCCGCGCCGAAGGTCGACCTGGAGCAGCTCGCAGAGCGCTGGCCGGACGCCTACGAGGCCTGCGTCAAGGCCAACCCGACCGAGCGCATCGCCATCTCCAAGGCATTCAAGGGGGGCATCTGACATGGGTCTGCGCGAGAACGCAGCCGCCGCAGCCGGCCGGACGCTGACCGACAGCGAGCCCGCGGCCGAGGCCGTTGAGGTACGCGAGGCACCGGACCTGACCGAGCCGGACCTCGGCGACCTCTCCCAGGACGCCGACGCCACCACGAACGCGATCACCGCCTGGTCGCGGGTCATGGGCGAGGTCCGCGCCATCGGCAAGCACGAGGAGTTCAAGGGCGGGCGCGCCGGCAACTTCAACTTCCGTGGCATCGAGACCGCGTTGAACGCCTTCGGTCCGGCCTGCCGCAAGCACGGCGTCCTGGTGATCCAGCACAAGGTGGAGACCGAGTACCGGGACATCTCCACCAGCAGCGGTGGCCGGATGCGGGAGTGCACCGCCCTGGTCACCTTCCGGATCTACGGTCCGGACGGCTCGTACTTCGACTCCCAGGCGGCTGGCGAGGCTTCAGATTCCGGTGGCCGGTCGACTCCGAAGGCGCAGAGCATCGCGCTGCGGACCCTGCTCATCAACAACGGTCTGGTGCCGACCCAGGACCGGGACGCGGACGCGGTGCACTTCGAGCGCGCGGAGTCGCCGGCGCGGCCAGCGGCCAGCTACCTGGATGAGATCTGCAACCCGCAGACGAGCGCCGGGCGGTTGCGGCAGATCCACTACGAGCTGCGGCAGTCCAGGCAGCTCGGCGCATTGGTCACCAACGAGGTCGGCGACGAGGAAGCGATCGGCGAGATGGTCGTCCGTATCGGCAAGGAGCGCGCCGCCGGAGGTGCCGAATGACCTCCTGGCACCTCCAGCGCATGGCCGCTCTCGACTTCGAGTCCAGCGACAAGGACGCCGACACCGCCCGCATCGTCACCTGCGCCCTGATCTTGGTCAACGGCGGCATCCCCACCGACACCCGCACCTGGCTCCTCAACCCCGGCATCGCCATGCAGCCCGAGGCGATCAAGGTGCACGGCATCACGGACGAGTACGCCGCCGAGCACGGCATGCCCGCCGAGCAGGGCATCGGGGAGATCGCCAAGGCCATCACCGAGGTCGTTGCCGCCGGCATCCCGCTCGTCGGCCACAACATCGGCGGCTACGACCTCAACCTCCTCGACCGCGAGTGCCAGCGGCACCTCGGCGACAGCCTCGAAGGCATCTGCCGCCAGCCGCTGACCCGGGTCATCGACACGATGGTCCTCGACCGGTACTGCGCCCCGTTCCGGAAGCGGATCAGCGAGACGCAGGGCCCGTACCAGATGCGGACCACCGCCGAGACGTACGGCCTGCCCTGGGACGAGGAGCAGGCGCACGGCGCCGAGTACGACGCGCTGATGTCGGCGCGGGCCGCGTACAAGATGGGCGTCATCGCCCACACCCCGTACCGGCTGCGCCCGGACTGGGTCCTCAACCTGCGCGTCAACCGGTTCAACGCCCTGCGGGACGTCACCGTCGAGGAGCTGCACACCCGGCAGGTCGAGTGGTATCGCGAGGACGCCCAGGGCTACCAGAAGTGGCTCCGGGACCCGGCGAAGTCGGGCGACAAACACGACCCGAAGGCCGTGATCCCGACCGCGTGGCCGCTGCGCCCGATCCCGGCCCAGCGCGGGGGTGAGGCGTGATGCTCGGCCTGACCACCACCCGACGCCTCCGCACCGAACTCGCCGCCGCCCACGCCGAGATCGCCCGGCAGCGGCGCCGCGCCGACACCGCCGAGGAAGACGCTGCCACCGCGGTCTACAACCGGCGGCAGGCGCTGCGCCAGGTCGCCGAGGCCGACGCCGCGAACTGCCGCCTGCACGCCCGGAACAAGGAACTCACCGAGCGCTTGGCCGAGTCCGGCCCGGAGCACACCGCCGCCCTGGAGCGGCGGGTGGCCCGGCTGCTGAAGGTCGGCGCCCGGCTCCTCGCCGCCCGGGACGCGGAGCAGCACCGCGCGGACCACCTCCAGCAGCGCCTGGACGACGCGATGGGCCTCAACACCGAGGCGGTCGGCGCGGGCCGGAACTGGCAGCGCCACCGCCAGGACGGCGGCCGGCGGGTGGCGTCATGAGCGTCCTCGCCGCGGTCCTCGGCGCCGCCATCACCGCGGCCGGTGTCGTCTCCGTCGCCATCGCCCGCACCTGGCCCGGGGCATCCGGCCGCCGCCGCGCCGGCACTCCGGTCCTCCAGTCCGTCGAGGCCCTGGAGAAGCTCGCCGCCCGGTGCGCGACGGAGCGCCGGATCACGGTCCACGCCCGGACCCGGGTGACGCGCGAGCTGCTCTGCCTCGACTGCCGCAACCCCAGCCCCAACCCGCTCATCCACGACGCCCGAGAGGGAGCATCGTGACGACGCTCTTCGACATCACCCCCGAGGCTCCGGCCGCCCCCGCGGCGGCCGGGCCCCGGCCCGGCCCGTTCGTCATCGCCCTGCCCCCCGGGCTCTTCCTCCTGAACTCGAACCAGCGGCTGCACCACAAGCGGAAGGCAGAGCACACCGCCGCGATCCGCTCGGCCGCGATGGAGGCCGTCAGCGAGTCCCCGTCCCTCATGGACGCGCTCGCCGCGGCCAAGCCCGGCGTCCTCTTCCAGCGGGCGCACGTCCTCGGCGTGCTGCACCCAGCGTCTGGGCGCCGCGCGGACCCCGCGAACTGGTACCCCAGCTTCAAGGCCGCCGTGGACGGACTCGTGGACGCCGGCCTGTTTGAGGACGACGACCACACCCGGGTCGTCGGCCCGGACATGCGACTCGGCCGGAAGATCAAGGGCGGGCAGATCGCCCTCGTCGTCCGCGGCCTGGAGCACGGCGAGGACCCGCTCGGCTACAAGGCGGCGGCCCGATGACCACTGCCCTGCGCCTAGCCGAGAAAAAGGCCCGCATCCAGCGAGAACGGCTCGGACCCGCATCCCAGCCGGCCCAGCCCATCGCGGACCACATCCGCATGCTGCTCGCTGCCGGCTGGACGCGGCTGGAGATCGCCGATCACGCCTGCCTCAACCGTCGCACCCTGCACATCATCCTGACCGGCACGCAGCAGAGAGTGCATCGGCACACCGCCGAAGCGGTCCTCGCTGTGCAGCCTGATGCACCGCGGGACCGCGTATTCCCGGTGGGCAGCGCTCGCCGGGTGCAGGGCCTGGCCGCCATCGGCTGGACGGTGCGGCAGACCGCGCAGGCGACCGGCGTCCCCGAGCAATTCCTCCGGGATCTGCTCGGGGGACGCTACCGACGGATCTCCAAGGAGAGGGCCGCCGCGATCACGCGGGTGTGCCGGGCCCGGTACCTGATCCCCGGGCCGTCCGCCGTGGCCCGCAGGGTCGCCGCGCGCAACGGCTGGGCGCCGGTGACCGCGTGGGAGGACATCGACGACCCGGCGTGCGAGCCGGACATCGGCCGGGCGGCAGTGTGACGGCACGCCGACGCCACCGCGACCCGCCGGCCGAGCCCGAGTACCGGCCGGGTCAGCTCCTCGACTGGACCGCCTCCTCGCACTGGGACTACGACGGCCCCCGCCCGTGCCGGTACTGCGGTTTCCCCACCCAGCTGCGCGACTCCCACCGCTCCCCGGCGCACAAAACGTGCGCCGAGGAAGCCCTCGCCATCCAGGCCGCCGAAGCGCAGGCCGCCTACCGCCAGAACGGACAGATCACATGAACGAGAAGACGCCCGAGATCTCCGTCGACGCAGCCGCGCACGTCCTCTTCCAGGAGCGGCTCGGCGGCTGGCCGCCCAGCA comes from Streptomyces sp. SCL15-4 and encodes:
- a CDS encoding lambda-exonuclease family protein — protein: MTNATVQAGAQAPAAGRRVTPTGRLILPADADRNVWLTARRSGIGSSDVPAILGLVEKKPPIKVYYEKLGHDVDDAGEAAFWGTVHEEPVARHWAMRNRSVIRRVGLVAHVEHPHWMTTLDRRVTECPLAEDKRVPCALEVKTRSAFKNAQWHAGAPDDVLAQMLWQIVVNGYDHMHFAVLIGGNEYHQGTVRADQYTDVIADITTAMDKFWAEHVQAQVPPVPSGDGEAVAQMFRRLHPTRSGAVDIDRRPDALDALLDYNRHQREESAAKKAKAAAKARMIAALGGAQEALIGGERAYALEPSNAAPKVDLEQLAERWPDAYEACVKANPTERIAISKAFKGGI
- a CDS encoding exonuclease domain-containing protein, with protein sequence MTSWHLQRMAALDFESSDKDADTARIVTCALILVNGGIPTDTRTWLLNPGIAMQPEAIKVHGITDEYAAEHGMPAEQGIGEIAKAITEVVAAGIPLVGHNIGGYDLNLLDRECQRHLGDSLEGICRQPLTRVIDTMVLDRYCAPFRKRISETQGPYQMRTTAETYGLPWDEEQAHGAEYDALMSARAAYKMGVIAHTPYRLRPDWVLNLRVNRFNALRDVTVEELHTRQVEWYREDAQGYQKWLRDPAKSGDKHDPKAVIPTAWPLRPIPAQRGGEA
- a CDS encoding ERF family protein — encoded protein: MGLRENAAAAAGRTLTDSEPAAEAVEVREAPDLTEPDLGDLSQDADATTNAITAWSRVMGEVRAIGKHEEFKGGRAGNFNFRGIETALNAFGPACRKHGVLVIQHKVETEYRDISTSSGGRMRECTALVTFRIYGPDGSYFDSQAAGEASDSGGRSTPKAQSIALRTLLINNGLVPTQDRDADAVHFERAESPARPAASYLDEICNPQTSAGRLRQIHYELRQSRQLGALVTNEVGDEEAIGEMVVRIGKERAAGGAE